A window of the Bacillus sp. A301a_S52 genome harbors these coding sequences:
- a CDS encoding ATP-dependent metallopeptidase FtsH/Yme1/Tma family protein — translation MNRIFRNTIFYVLIFLIIVGVVSVFQGDPDETTEMTFNEFRQELENDNIESLSIQPRLDVYAARGQLRGAEDDEYFTVNVPDLQAFLEEVIASTGEQGLDELVFEQAEEPSGWVNFFTAIIPFVIIFILFFFLLSQAQGGGSRVMNFGKSKAKLVSEDKKKARFKDVAGADEEKQELVEVVDFLKEPRKFADIGARIPKGVLLVGPPGTGKTLIARAVAGEAGVPFFSISGSDFVEMFVGVGASRVRDLFENAKKNAPCIIFIDEIDAVGRRRGAGLGGGHDEREQTLNQLLVEMDGFGVNEGIILIAATNRADILDPALLRPGRFDRQIMVGRPDVKGREAVLEVHAKNKPLQDDVNLKTIAQRTPGFSGADLENLLNEAALVSARANKKKIDMEAVEEAIDRTIAGPSKKSRVISEKEKNIVAYHEAGHTVVGVKLESADMVHKVTIVPRGQAGGYAMMLPKEDRYFMTKPELLDKIVGLLGGRVAEEVMFNEVSTGAHNDFQRATGIARKMVMEYGMSDKLGPVQFGSSQGEVFLGRDINNEQNYSEAIAHEIDMEVQRILKESYERCKQILLENKASLEIVAKTLLEHETLDAEQIRSLIEEGKLPDDHHVTKKLNGDSDHNDDVTVNIQGKEEEKDAMEDFLGSRYNSDDSDDSHDNDESTESNDEGKNENNDRK, via the coding sequence ATGAATCGGATTTTTAGAAATACGATCTTTTATGTATTGATTTTCTTAATTATTGTCGGAGTAGTCAGTGTATTCCAAGGGGACCCTGATGAAACAACAGAAATGACATTTAATGAATTCCGACAGGAGCTGGAAAATGACAATATTGAATCGTTGTCGATTCAGCCCCGTTTAGATGTATATGCAGCTAGAGGTCAACTAAGAGGTGCAGAAGATGATGAGTACTTTACAGTGAATGTACCAGACCTTCAAGCCTTTTTAGAAGAAGTTATTGCCTCAACTGGGGAACAAGGTTTAGATGAACTAGTGTTTGAACAGGCTGAGGAGCCTAGCGGATGGGTGAATTTCTTCACGGCGATTATTCCATTCGTCATTATATTCATTCTCTTCTTCTTCCTGTTAAGCCAAGCTCAGGGTGGCGGCAGTCGAGTCATGAACTTCGGAAAGAGTAAGGCGAAGCTCGTGAGTGAGGATAAGAAAAAGGCCCGCTTCAAAGATGTGGCAGGAGCTGATGAAGAAAAGCAAGAGTTAGTTGAAGTAGTTGATTTCTTAAAAGAGCCGCGGAAATTTGCAGATATAGGTGCTCGCATTCCTAAAGGGGTACTTCTTGTAGGACCACCAGGGACTGGTAAAACATTGATTGCCCGAGCGGTAGCTGGAGAAGCAGGTGTACCATTCTTCTCAATTAGTGGGTCTGACTTCGTTGAAATGTTTGTTGGTGTGGGTGCGTCTCGTGTTAGAGATTTATTTGAAAATGCGAAGAAGAATGCACCGTGTATTATATTTATTGACGAGATTGATGCGGTTGGACGTCGACGTGGTGCAGGCCTAGGCGGCGGGCATGATGAAAGAGAACAAACGTTGAACCAATTGCTAGTTGAAATGGATGGTTTTGGTGTCAATGAAGGGATTATTCTCATTGCAGCCACAAACCGTGCAGATATTCTTGACCCTGCGTTATTACGTCCAGGACGTTTTGATCGTCAAATTATGGTTGGTCGTCCTGATGTTAAAGGGCGTGAAGCGGTTCTAGAAGTCCATGCTAAAAACAAGCCGCTCCAAGATGACGTAAACTTAAAGACCATTGCTCAGCGAACGCCAGGCTTTTCTGGGGCTGACTTAGAAAACTTATTAAATGAAGCAGCTCTTGTTTCTGCCCGTGCTAATAAGAAGAAAATTGATATGGAAGCGGTGGAAGAAGCGATTGATCGAACGATTGCTGGTCCATCGAAGAAAAGCCGTGTCATATCTGAAAAAGAGAAAAATATTGTTGCTTATCACGAAGCAGGTCATACTGTTGTTGGGGTCAAATTGGAAAGTGCAGATATGGTTCACAAAGTGACCATTGTGCCTCGTGGTCAAGCAGGTGGGTACGCGATGATGCTGCCTAAAGAAGATAGATACTTCATGACCAAGCCAGAGCTCCTTGATAAAATTGTCGGATTGCTTGGTGGACGTGTGGCAGAAGAAGTGATGTTTAATGAAGTTTCTACAGGCGCTCATAATGATTTCCAGCGTGCTACAGGTATTGCTAGGAAAATGGTTATGGAATACGGTATGAGTGATAAACTAGGACCTGTTCAATTCGGTAGCTCTCAAGGAGAAGTTTTTCTTGGACGAGATATTAATAATGAGCAGAACTATAGTGAAGCGATTGCTCACGAGATTGATATGGAAGTTCAACGTATATTGAAGGAGTCTTATGAACGATGTAAACAAATACTCCTTGAAAATAAGGCAAGCCTAGAGATTGTAGCAAAAACATTACTAGAACACGAAACGTTAGATGCGGAACAAATTCGCTCACTCATCGAAGAAGGCAAGCTTCCGGACGATCACCATGTGACAAAGAAATTAAATGGTGACTCTGATCATAATGATGATGTAACGGTGAATATCCAAGGTAAAGAAGAAGAGAAAGATGCCATGGAAGATTTCCTTGGTTCTCGTTATAACAGTGATGACAGTGATGACAGTCATGACAATGATGAATCCACTGAGTCCAATGATGAAGGTAAAAATGAAAACAACGATAGAAAATAA
- a CDS encoding type III pantothenate kinase gives MNLVMDVGNTKIALGVYEGEELLSHWTIETNVGKSTDEYIALFHQLFQLRGLDASEVHDILISSVVPQLDQRLILVCQSYFNLTPMFVGPGIKTGLNILYDNPKEVGSDRIANAVAGIAYYGAPLIIIDFGTATTFCYITKNNQYAGGAIAPGMSISMNALSQHAAKLPDIDTFKAPNVIAKNTVHAMQSGFLYGMAGQVEGMVSRIKEEMGADLKVVATGELAALVKKETTAITVVDEWLTLKGLQLIYKKNRNA, from the coding sequence ATGAATCTTGTTATGGATGTTGGGAATACAAAAATTGCTTTAGGGGTATATGAAGGAGAAGAACTCTTATCTCATTGGACAATTGAAACGAATGTAGGTAAATCGACAGATGAATATATCGCTCTTTTTCATCAGCTTTTTCAATTAAGGGGGCTAGATGCTAGTGAGGTACACGACATCCTTATTTCATCAGTTGTGCCCCAGCTTGATCAACGTTTAATACTAGTATGTCAGTCTTATTTCAACTTGACACCTATGTTCGTTGGGCCCGGAATTAAAACGGGCCTTAACATACTCTATGATAACCCTAAAGAAGTTGGTTCCGATCGGATCGCGAATGCTGTAGCGGGTATAGCGTATTATGGTGCCCCGTTAATCATCATTGATTTTGGCACGGCTACGACATTTTGCTACATTACGAAAAACAATCAATATGCAGGAGGAGCTATTGCTCCAGGTATGTCTATTTCTATGAACGCTCTTTCTCAACATGCGGCGAAATTACCTGACATTGATACGTTTAAAGCACCAAATGTCATTGCGAAAAATACCGTCCATGCTATGCAATCAGGTTTTCTTTATGGGATGGCGGGGCAAGTTGAAGGGATGGTTAGTCGAATAAAAGAAGAAATGGGTGCTGATTTAAAAGTGGTTGCTACAGGTGAGCTGGCTGCCTTAGTAAAAAAAGAAACAACTGCTATTACGGTTGTGGATGAATGGCTGACGTTAAAAGGGCTACAGTTAATTTATAAAAAAAATCGAAATGCGTAA
- the hslO gene encoding Hsp33 family molecular chaperone HslO, translating into MKDYLVKALAFEDTVRIYAIQSTEMVKEAARRQKTWRTVTAALGRALTAGTMMGAMLKGDEKLTVKIEGNGAACPIIVDAKANGTARGYVTQPHLDPERKPNGKLDVSAVVGTEGSLSVVKDLGMKEHFTGSVPLVSGELGEDFTYYFASSEQTPSSVALGVIIGQGEEVDAAGGFIIQMMPGVKNETVDLLEQRLSHIPPISSLIQQGKTPEEIIGLLAGDNNYRIMDKIATLFECHCSKERIANAIIGLGEQDIKEMIEEDEGAETTCHFCNEIYTFSRGELQTLLEEKRSEDS; encoded by the coding sequence ATGAAAGACTACTTAGTTAAAGCATTAGCGTTTGAAGATACAGTGAGAATATACGCTATACAATCAACTGAAATGGTGAAAGAAGCGGCTAGGCGTCAAAAAACATGGCGCACTGTCACGGCGGCATTAGGTAGAGCACTTACAGCAGGCACGATGATGGGAGCAATGCTGAAAGGGGACGAAAAACTAACCGTAAAAATAGAAGGTAACGGGGCTGCATGCCCTATTATTGTGGATGCGAAAGCTAACGGTACCGCAAGGGGATACGTAACTCAGCCACATCTTGATCCAGAGAGGAAGCCAAATGGGAAATTGGATGTTTCAGCTGTTGTAGGCACAGAAGGGTCGCTCTCGGTTGTAAAAGACCTCGGAATGAAAGAACATTTCACAGGGAGTGTGCCACTCGTTTCCGGAGAATTAGGAGAGGATTTCACGTATTATTTTGCATCATCTGAGCAGACCCCATCTTCTGTTGCATTAGGTGTTATTATTGGTCAGGGTGAAGAGGTAGACGCAGCAGGTGGATTTATCATTCAAATGATGCCAGGTGTGAAAAATGAGACGGTTGATCTATTAGAACAAAGACTAAGCCATATTCCACCTATTTCATCGCTCATACAGCAAGGTAAGACACCAGAAGAAATCATTGGCCTACTAGCAGGAGATAATAATTATCGCATTATGGATAAAATAGCTACTTTATTTGAATGTCATTGCTCTAAAGAACGTATCGCCAATGCGATTATTGGGTTGGGAGAACAAGATATTAAAGAAATGATTGAGGAAGATGAAGGTGCAGAAACAACATGCCACTTTTGTAATGAAATTTATACATTTTCCCGTGGAGAACTCCAAACACTTCTTGAGGAAAAGCGTTCTGAAGATTCATAA
- the cysK gene encoding cysteine synthase A produces the protein MVKVANSITELIGDTPLVKLQRLVSDDHADVYLKLEFMNPGSSVKDRIALAMIEDAEEKGALKAGDTIVEPTSGNTGIGLAMVAAAKGYRAVLVMPETMSMERRNLLRAYGAELVLTPGPDGMGGAIKKATELQKEHGYFMPQQFENAANPKVHRETTGKELLEQVGGQLDAFVSGIGTGGTITGAGEVLKEKFPNMKLIALEPADSPILSGGQKGPHKIQGIGAGFVPEILNTNLYDEVMTVTTEQSFEYARRAAKEEGILSGISSGAAIYAALEVAKRLGKGKKVVAVIPSNGERYLSTPLYQFEEES, from the coding sequence ATGGTAAAAGTAGCAAATTCCATCACTGAACTGATCGGTGATACACCTTTAGTTAAACTGCAACGACTTGTAAGTGACGACCATGCAGATGTTTACTTGAAGTTAGAATTTATGAACCCAGGTAGCAGTGTAAAAGACCGAATTGCTTTAGCCATGATTGAGGATGCTGAAGAAAAAGGCGCTCTTAAAGCGGGAGATACAATTGTAGAACCGACTAGTGGAAATACAGGAATCGGTTTAGCCATGGTAGCTGCTGCAAAAGGTTATCGAGCCGTGCTAGTAATGCCTGAAACGATGAGTATGGAAAGACGAAATCTTCTTCGAGCTTACGGAGCTGAACTCGTATTAACGCCTGGTCCTGATGGTATGGGTGGAGCGATTAAAAAAGCGACTGAATTGCAAAAAGAGCATGGTTATTTTATGCCTCAGCAATTCGAAAATGCAGCTAACCCAAAAGTTCATCGTGAAACAACAGGGAAAGAATTGTTAGAACAAGTAGGCGGGCAGCTTGACGCCTTTGTTTCAGGAATTGGAACTGGAGGAACAATAACTGGAGCAGGAGAAGTCTTAAAAGAGAAGTTCCCGAATATGAAACTTATTGCGCTGGAACCAGCTGATTCACCAATTTTATCAGGAGGCCAAAAAGGACCGCATAAAATTCAAGGAATCGGAGCCGGTTTTGTACCGGAAATCTTGAATACCAACTTATATGATGAAGTAATGACAGTCACAACCGAGCAGTCATTTGAATATGCAAGGAGAGCTGCTAAGGAGGAAGGGATTTTAAGCGGCATCTCTTCTGGCGCAGCTATTTATGCCGCATTAGAAGTAGCTAAACGGCTCGGAAAAGGAAAGAAAGTTGTAGCAGTAATTCCGAGTAATGGAGAGCGCTATTTAAGCACACCACTTTATCAGTTTGAAGAAGAGAGTTAA
- a CDS encoding anthranilate synthase component I family protein: MSTISYKAIGDAVGLSTVAGDWFSTYIKLVQDEKNHVLLESGRGGRYSIIGVSPWAIIKGKDYLLTIETKEGRSEKQGPLLSSLREWLSSYKLNTDDTLPDFQGGLIGQLSYDLVREIEKLPNLAKDDLATDDLYLLAFDEVYVIDHQTEELWFIAIVPCEREQKAKGKLRSMRERWLAAAIESEGGNLFRREPSTSTVSESSYAIPERSFQESEFIEAVEKTKEYIRDGDVFQVNLSVRESKPVISEPLHMYHCLRQVNPSPYMGFMSTEDFQYVSASPELLVKVKGSTVSTRPIAGTRSRGANEDEDQALANTLLKNEKERAEHIMLVDLERNDLGRVCNYGSVEVNELMVIEKYSHVMHIVSNVRGIKSPEYDALDVVAATFPGGTITGAPKVRTMEIIEELEPVRRGVYTGSFGWLGFNGDMELNITIRTMIVKDGLVHVQAGAGIVIDSQPAAEYKEALKKAKALWQAKEMSEEEIELRRNK, translated from the coding sequence ATGAGCACAATTAGTTATAAAGCCATTGGAGATGCAGTCGGGCTGTCAACTGTAGCTGGTGATTGGTTTAGCACATATATAAAGCTTGTACAAGATGAAAAAAATCATGTGTTGCTTGAAAGTGGCAGAGGCGGCCGATATTCAATTATAGGGGTGTCACCTTGGGCGATCATAAAAGGGAAAGACTATCTTCTTACGATTGAGACTAAGGAAGGTAGAAGTGAGAAACAGGGGCCACTTTTGTCGTCGTTACGTGAATGGCTAAGCTCTTATAAACTAAATACTGATGATACCCTTCCTGATTTTCAAGGGGGACTGATTGGGCAACTCAGCTATGATCTTGTAAGAGAGATAGAAAAACTCCCTAATCTGGCCAAAGATGATTTAGCTACTGACGATTTGTATTTACTAGCATTTGATGAGGTTTACGTGATTGATCACCAAACTGAAGAGCTTTGGTTTATCGCCATTGTGCCTTGTGAAAGAGAACAAAAAGCTAAGGGGAAATTGAGAAGTATGCGGGAGCGCTGGCTAGCTGCAGCGATAGAAAGTGAAGGCGGCAACTTATTTAGACGGGAGCCTTCTACGTCTACGGTATCTGAAAGTTCTTACGCTATTCCTGAACGGTCTTTTCAGGAGTCTGAATTTATTGAAGCTGTAGAAAAAACAAAAGAGTATATTCGTGATGGTGATGTTTTCCAAGTGAACTTATCAGTCCGGGAATCAAAGCCGGTGATAAGTGAACCTCTCCATATGTATCATTGTCTAAGACAGGTGAACCCATCACCATACATGGGATTTATGTCCACCGAAGATTTCCAATATGTAAGTGCCTCACCGGAATTACTTGTAAAAGTAAAGGGAAGCACCGTTTCCACTAGGCCGATTGCCGGAACTCGTTCACGAGGAGCAAATGAGGATGAAGATCAAGCGTTAGCGAACACATTGCTGAAAAATGAAAAAGAACGGGCCGAACATATTATGCTTGTAGATCTAGAAAGAAATGATTTAGGACGCGTTTGTAACTATGGTTCTGTGGAAGTGAACGAGTTGATGGTGATTGAAAAGTATTCTCATGTGATGCATATTGTGTCTAACGTTAGAGGTATCAAATCACCTGAATATGATGCTTTAGATGTTGTGGCAGCGACCTTCCCTGGGGGGACGATTACAGGTGCTCCGAAAGTTCGTACGATGGAAATTATTGAAGAATTAGAGCCAGTTCGGCGTGGTGTATATACTGGGTCGTTTGGATGGCTGGGGTTTAATGGTGATATGGAATTAAATATTACGATACGGACGATGATTGTAAAGGATGGTTTGGTTCATGTACAAGCTGGGGCCGGAATCGTCATTGATTCACAGCCTGCTGCAGAGTATAAAGAGGCATTAAAGAAAGCAAAAGCCTTATGGCAAGCGAAAGAGATGAGCGAGGAAGAGATTGAGCTGAGGAGGAATAAATAA
- the pabA gene encoding aminodeoxychorismate/anthranilate synthase component II: MILMIDNYDSFTYNLVQYLGEMGEELIVKRNDQLTIGDIETLKPDYLMISPGPCTPNEAGISMEAIKHFAGKTPIFGVCLGHQSMAQVFGGDVIRAERLMHGKTSEVTHDGKTIFTNVETPFTATRYHSLIVKPETLPNCFEVSAQTAEGEIMAIRHKEYPLEGVQFHPESIMTGAGKQLLRNFLDTYKEFQKACTFI, translated from the coding sequence ATGATTTTAATGATTGATAATTATGATTCTTTTACGTATAATCTTGTTCAATATTTAGGTGAAATGGGAGAAGAGCTTATTGTTAAGCGGAATGATCAACTGACCATTGGCGATATTGAGACGCTTAAACCAGATTACTTAATGATTTCGCCCGGTCCATGCACACCTAATGAAGCAGGAATTAGTATGGAAGCGATTAAGCATTTTGCTGGGAAAACACCTATTTTTGGTGTCTGTTTAGGACATCAATCAATGGCTCAAGTGTTTGGTGGCGATGTTATAAGAGCGGAACGTTTAATGCATGGTAAAACATCAGAAGTAACTCACGACGGTAAAACTATCTTTACAAATGTAGAAACACCATTTACAGCTACAAGGTATCACTCCCTTATTGTTAAACCTGAAACATTGCCAAATTGCTTTGAGGTTTCTGCGCAGACCGCGGAAGGTGAAATCATGGCTATTCGTCATAAAGAGTATCCACTTGAAGGGGTGCAATTTCATCCTGAGTCTATCATGACAGGAGCAGGGAAACAGTTGTTACGTAACTTCCTAGACACGTATAAGGAGTTTCAAAAGGCATGTACCTTTATCTAG
- the pabC gene encoding aminodeoxychorismate lyase, with protein MYLYLDGQYVDEKEAVISPLDHGYLYGLGLFETFRTYNGHPFLLDDHFHRLAKSAEKMGIVLNQYRREEVTRIIEELLQLNNLNDAYIRWNVSAGTGEIGLSTELYTTPQTIVYMKPLPQKRLKSKEAKTLTIRRNSPEANYRLKSHHYLNNVLGRREVGNRTDVEGIFLTEDGYLSEGVVSNLFWVQDGSVYTPDLTCGCLNGITRQFVIANLEKKKVRVEEGKFRLQDALEADEIFVTNAIQEIVPIHFWEQCRFPGNNGEMVRLLQSDYSYWKGRLWSKKDIFLNR; from the coding sequence ATGTACCTTTATCTAGATGGCCAGTATGTTGACGAGAAAGAAGCAGTCATCTCCCCTTTGGATCACGGATATTTATATGGCCTAGGGCTCTTTGAAACCTTTCGTACCTATAATGGTCATCCATTCTTATTGGATGACCATTTTCACCGTCTAGCTAAAAGTGCAGAAAAAATGGGAATCGTTTTAAACCAGTATCGTCGTGAGGAAGTGACAAGAATAATTGAGGAACTATTGCAGCTTAATAATTTAAACGATGCGTATATCCGATGGAATGTATCAGCAGGTACTGGTGAAATTGGGTTATCTACTGAGTTATATACAACGCCGCAAACAATCGTTTATATGAAGCCGTTACCTCAAAAAAGACTTAAAAGCAAGGAAGCAAAGACATTAACGATTAGACGCAATTCCCCTGAAGCTAATTATCGCTTGAAGTCACACCACTATTTAAATAATGTTTTAGGTCGAAGAGAAGTAGGTAACCGGACAGATGTGGAGGGAATATTTCTTACTGAAGACGGGTATCTTTCAGAAGGTGTTGTTTCAAACTTATTTTGGGTGCAGGATGGCAGTGTCTACACACCAGACCTTACATGTGGCTGCCTTAACGGAATTACAAGGCAGTTTGTCATAGCTAATTTAGAAAAGAAAAAAGTACGTGTAGAAGAAGGAAAGTTTCGTCTTCAAGATGCTTTAGAAGCTGATGAGATTTTTGTCACAAATGCTATTCAAGAAATCGTTCCGATTCATTTTTGGGAACAATGTCGTTTCCCGGGAAATAATGGGGAGATGGTCCGCTTGTTGCAGAGCGATTATTCGTATTGGAAGGGGCGTTTGTGGTCCAAAAAGGACATATTTTTAAACAGATAA
- the folP gene encoding dihydropteroate synthase, which translates to MPTKSVISWDGYRLDFSAKTYVMGILNLTPDSFSDGGKFNGTGLAGERARTMVAHGAHMIDLGGESTRPGAEKVEEDEELRRVIEPLKAIRRAVEVPLSIDTYKAKVAETALQAGANIINDVWGCKADPDMAYVAAEYDVPIILMHNREKAHYNDLIKDMISDLTESIRICHKAGVKDSRIILDPGIGFAKSYNDNLQVMRKLDELTDLGYPLLLGTSRKSLIAQTLNLPVHERMEGTGATVCLGIEKGCDIVRVHDVLEISRMAKMMDVMIGKSEEPMSHTT; encoded by the coding sequence ATGCCTACAAAGTCTGTAATATCTTGGGATGGTTATCGTCTAGATTTTTCTGCAAAAACCTATGTGATGGGTATTCTTAATTTAACACCCGACTCTTTTTCAGATGGCGGTAAGTTTAATGGAACCGGCTTAGCTGGAGAACGTGCTAGAACAATGGTGGCCCACGGTGCACATATGATCGATCTCGGAGGAGAGTCGACGCGCCCAGGAGCCGAAAAAGTTGAGGAAGATGAAGAGTTGAGGCGAGTCATTGAGCCCTTGAAAGCGATTAGACGAGCTGTTGAAGTGCCCTTATCAATTGATACCTATAAGGCGAAGGTGGCGGAAACGGCTCTTCAAGCAGGTGCTAATATTATTAATGATGTATGGGGATGTAAAGCTGACCCTGATATGGCCTATGTCGCTGCAGAATATGATGTGCCGATTATTCTCATGCACAATCGGGAAAAAGCTCATTATAATGATTTAATTAAGGATATGATCAGTGATCTAACAGAAAGTATCCGTATTTGTCATAAAGCAGGTGTAAAAGATTCACGAATAATCCTTGATCCGGGGATAGGATTTGCAAAATCTTATAACGATAACCTTCAAGTCATGCGGAAGCTTGATGAACTTACGGATTTAGGCTATCCGTTATTGTTAGGAACCTCTAGAAAATCTCTCATTGCGCAAACATTAAACCTTCCAGTTCACGAACGTATGGAGGGAACTGGAGCAACAGTATGTTTAGGGATTGAAAAAGGTTGTGACATTGTTCGTGTACACGATGTACTTGAAATAAGTCGTATGGCCAAAATGATGGACGTGATGATTGGGAAGTCTGAGGAACCTATGAGTCACACGACCTAA
- the folB gene encoding dihydroneopterin aldolase: MDKILVQGMAFYGYHGVFAEENKLGQRFYADVTLEMDTSPAGKSDDLNQTVNYALVYETAKNILEGESVQLVETLTERLANALLEDFPIIDACTVKVTKPDPPIPGYYEAVAVEIRRGREGV; the protein is encoded by the coding sequence ATGGACAAAATACTAGTACAAGGTATGGCCTTTTATGGCTACCATGGCGTATTTGCAGAAGAAAATAAACTAGGACAACGTTTTTATGCAGATGTTACCCTTGAAATGGACACGAGCCCTGCTGGTAAAAGTGATGATTTAAATCAAACGGTTAATTATGCTTTAGTATATGAAACAGCAAAAAACATTTTAGAAGGAGAATCTGTCCAGTTAGTAGAAACGTTAACTGAACGATTGGCGAACGCCCTGTTAGAGGATTTTCCAATTATTGATGCCTGCACGGTCAAAGTCACAAAACCCGATCCCCCTATTCCTGGATATTATGAAGCAGTGGCTGTTGAAATTCGTAGGGGACGGGAAGGTGTTTGA
- the folK gene encoding 2-amino-4-hydroxy-6-hydroxymethyldihydropteridine diphosphokinase, protein MKQWLLKFVGDGKVFDCVVEENEAYIALGSNDGDREVYLKKAISKLHEHPSILVIKCSSIFQTEPVGVTDQPSFLNMVVKIHTSLSPLELLKITQKIEEAGGRVRQERWGQRTIDLDILLYNEENIKLESLQIPHPRMFERGFVLIPLQEIEPCLRFKEERTIDEYVNQLTDKEGVRKWKSSFGGEGYGPFGN, encoded by the coding sequence ATGAAGCAGTGGCTGTTGAAATTCGTAGGGGACGGGAAGGTGTTTGACTGCGTGGTGGAGGAGAACGAAGCTTATATTGCATTAGGTTCTAACGACGGTGATCGGGAAGTGTATTTAAAAAAAGCTATTTCAAAGTTACATGAGCATCCATCCATTCTAGTCATTAAATGTTCTTCTATCTTTCAAACTGAACCAGTAGGTGTCACAGACCAACCCTCTTTTTTAAATATGGTTGTTAAAATCCATACATCATTATCGCCACTTGAATTACTGAAAATAACTCAGAAAATTGAAGAGGCAGGTGGTAGAGTCCGCCAAGAAAGATGGGGACAACGAACAATTGACCTTGACATTTTGCTCTATAACGAAGAAAATATAAAATTAGAATCATTACAAATTCCACACCCCCGTATGTTTGAACGGGGGTTCGTATTAATACCTTTGCAAGAAATTGAGCCTTGCCTGCGTTTTAAAGAGGAACGGACGATTGATGAATATGTAAATCAATTAACCGATAAAGAGGGTGTGCGTAAATGGAAGAGCTCATTTGGGGGAGAAGGATACGGGCCTTTCGGAAACTGA
- a CDS encoding helix-turn-helix transcriptional regulator, translating to MEELIWGRRIRAFRKLKGFTQEEFAKMLGISVSVLGEVERGTREPGEELLIRVINVLNVTYDDLTSIK from the coding sequence ATGGAAGAGCTCATTTGGGGGAGAAGGATACGGGCCTTTCGGAAACTGAAAGGTTTTACTCAGGAAGAGTTTGCGAAAATGCTCGGTATTTCTGTGTCAGTCCTTGGGGAAGTTGAGAGGGGAACTCGTGAACCGGGAGAAGAGCTGTTAATACGTGTCATCAACGTGTTGAATGTCACGTATGACGATCTGACGTCTATAAAGTAA